ATACTCACTTCCGCACATCTGCTGGGCAATCATCACAGTGCCAGACGCGACTGTAGCTCGTCGGAGTCGGGGGACTGTGAAGAGCTGAGTGAATCGGGTAATGTAGTTGTTCCTGACAGTGTGGGCTCCAGCCTCTACACGGAGCTGGGCATGGATGTAGTATAGATCGCGAGCGGCCTGCACCTCGTTGTTCCTGAGACGTAGGAGGGATCTGTACGCTTGGTGATATTTGCCTTTCTTGATGTACCATCTAGGAGACTATGGGCTCGTATTAGCAGTTTTCTTGTTCACGTCTGGAATGCACACGTACCTCTGGACAGAAAAATACACCAATTAGAAGTGGGAGCGCAGGAAGCAGAGCGGAGCCAAACTGCAATCTCCAAGAGATTTTCCCTGTATCCTTGACAGCCAGATTAGCGACTGTGCCCATGAAGATACCGAAAGCGGTCCACAATTGCCAAGTCATAACCAGAGCACCGCGAATGGAGGCCGGCGCGTTCTCGGCGGCGAAGATGGGGACTGTGGCGCCTTTGCATCCCATGCCTATGCCGAGAAGCAGACGAGTAACTAGAAGCTGTTCCCAGGCTGCTCAATGTTAGAGCTTATTCTTCAGAAATGGGTTTGTACTTACTCTGAGCAACGGCAGATACGATGGGAGATAGAGCGCAGAAGATTGCAGACACAAAGATACAACCTCGACGGCCAAAAAGATTGTTCAGAGGATCCGAGCACCAACATCCGAAGAAAGCAGAGGCAATGTAGGGGCCAGCATTGATTAACCCTTGGTACCATTGGTTGCGTTCAGCGTTTGGGTTGGGATTCTGAGGGGTGGACGCTCGGACAGGAATACCAAGAGCTTCTGGGAACGACAAGTTTGCACCGTTAGAACCCGTTTGGTCCCTAGTCTTGTAGTCAGAACGTTGTCACCACGATATTATGAATGATTATGCGTACCAGCCCTGTACGGCTGCACCGATAGAGCAGAGGATGATCGTGAAGTAGAGGACCTTGGGCTGGCGCCACTTGTGCAAGACTTCGTTTGCAACGgcactcttctcttctttggTAATGCCAGGAACGGTGGCAAAATTTGTAGGGTCGCGCGCAATAAGCGCGCCCTTGCGAAGCAGGGGCTGGATGTCCTCGAATCTGTGCTCTTTTGAAAAAGCATCGACTTCGCGGATACATTCATCCTCGCTCATGTGTATGAGCGGGTTTTGGATTCTAGAGCACATCGTCAGCGTTTAAGGTTGGCCAAAATAACAGAGTCAACTCGCTTCGCGGATTGGACGCCGCTTTGCGGGTTGGTGGCGTTGACCGAGCCATTCTCTTCATGGACACTGCAAATAGTAAGCGGCCTGTTGACAGCGATGAATACTGTGCAGCATACACATCCTGCCACTCGGCGTGCAGCTTATCATTCTGGATCGGGTGACTAGTCATAACGAATGATGTGACGCAGGAGCACTGTAGTCTGATCAGCGACACCGCGGGGGAGAGGGCGAAGTACTTATGCTACCATACGCACGGCAAAGAAGTGAAGGGGCTCCACGCAATGCTGCTGGCGTACGCGCTAGCTAGGTCAGCACGAGTGAAGGCCAATCCGCAGCGGAAATGATCAGCACCATGCTCTCCGCGCGCCCTTATGGTGTAGAAGGCACCCCAGCTTCACGAGGACCTCGTGGTCATCTCTGGCTCTATGGTTTTCCGAGGCGTCTACAGTCCTGCGCTCGAGACGTCCGTCAACCCATGAGCACACATGCATAGAGTCCGGTCTGTTCTGCGCCGCGCGAGGCAATACGGACATCGTGGTCTGACAGAGCCTCAAGCGACATCCCCGTGGGGATTCGTGCCTCCAAACCCTGCTTGCACAACCTCACCCTGGTCGAGAGCTTCCGGTGAAGCATGATACCAGATCACGTATGGCGGCTGTGAAAGCGTAAGCTTGTACAACTCGAAAACGGTCAAATTAAGCCTGGTGCCCAGAAATCTTGTCTCCAGTGGCGTGCTCTTGAGCCCACTTAGCGTCTGCAAAAGGTGGGTTCGAAGAGCTTGTCATGTGCTGAACTCCATGGGGTGTCGATCCCAGCCTCCGCCAAGACGCACTAGCCCACGGGGTGGACGCTGGGGCCGCACGCCGCAGAATCATCAACCAAACGGCTACGATGTGGGGCGTGTCGCATGTCCATGTTCCATCCGCGCATAGATGCGACCTCTTCTCGGCCTTCGTGAGCGAGCTGGCGTTGAACCGATTTTGCAGTTAGCAGAGGGGGCACCATAGAAGTTTTCATGGAATGCTAATCGCAGCTCACACGCAATCTATCTCCACATGTTCTGTTCACAGACCCTGGTGCTCATGTTCTTCAGGCTGAACATTCGAAGCTTCACAGAGCAGACGCCAGTGGTGATGGTGTGGCTTTCTAGTTGGAAATTCTCCAACCACACACATGATCCCATTTCGCGGCATCGAGATTGTATTGCTGTCGGCCAAGTCACTGGACCCCTGCTCTTACATAGTGCCACGGGAGGATTTGCTCTGCTGATGCATCTTAAGCCGAATGGCCTGGAACTGGTAGCTTGGCCACTACGGGCTGGCTCAACAGGCGCCGCCCTATAAGGCGCCTAACAAATCCCGTTACGCGCTGTGAATAAGCCGAGCCTAGTTTTGAGAAAGTAATAACACACCTATCATGGTACCAAAAGGTTTCGCTCGAGTTTCCCATTGCTGTAATGACAAATGTGACTAGTCGGACGGTTTGCCAGGAACAAAGCGCATGCATCCACAGGTCTAGTATCATGTTGGCCACTGCGATTCTAGGCCAGTCCGGCATTGGCCAACACTGTTCAGCTTTGTGTCCGGGATGCTCAGAATCTTTGTCCGCGGGACTGAGCAAGCATACGGGGATGATGAGTAGTCTACTTGTACGCGTGTCTCTTGCCAAAGTTTACCATGCTCGGTAGCTTCATAAACTGAAAATACTTCTCAATGGCTGTTCAGTGTGACACACCCTTCCTGCTCTGATTGACAGATCATTCAAATAACCTTTAACCTTGTATGTCTTCACTCAACACACCAGTTGGATTTGCGTGACCTATGTACTCGTTTAAGAGCGTCGATTGTGCACATCTACCACGCTAGACAATGGGAATTCACAAATCCAGTAGAATCCAAGCAATCTGAGGGGAGTGGAGTCAAGATCGGCGAACCCTCATTGCCGTGCAGGACGTACTGTGTGGGTATCTAATTTCCGTCTCTATATAACATTCTAGGCGCCAGAGAAGGATTGCATGTGTTGCTGGCCCTAGTGCTCACCCCAAAAAAAACGGGAGAGCACCATTTGTCCTTGTAGATAATGGGTGAGGACGAAACCGCAGAGTCAAACAGGAAGGCTTGAAGATAAGACTTGGCAGCGCCCATAATTGGTCAGATGCCGCAGATACCAGCAAGGTCGTTCGatgggagagggagagatTCAGTAAGGTCCATGTGATGCAAGTTGCTTAGACACCAGATTGTTATATCAGGCGAGTTCTGTAGATCTCATTACAATGAAAAAAGGCTCTCGCCACTGTTCGATTTCACCTTGTCTTGCCCAGCCGCGTTGTTCATCACCTCCACGGCGTCCTCCAGTAGGCTCTCCTTCTCCGCATCGTCATTGTACGGCTCGAACAGCCTTCCATCCGCCTCGTCGCCTATAGTCCTCTCGCCATCTCCAAACGTCTTTTTGAACACGCCATCGTAGCTCAGCCACATTCCCGCAAAGACCATGGCAGCGAGTTTCGCAAACCACTTTGGAGCCCTGCCTTTGTCGTCTTGTAGTCTCCGTGATATGGCAAAGATCATCAGGATGAACGGCATCCATATCGCGGTGAATAGCACCTTGCCGGCTGCCTGCTTCCTCGATGTGATGGTGTATGGTCGGATGTTGTGCAGGTACTCCTGGTACTCGGCAGGTAGTTCGCACTCTGTAGCACCATCGGTGATGAGCTTGAGATAGCGGGCAGAGGGCTGGGCGTAGCTGGGGTCCGGGCGTGCTATGCGATCTGCAGTACGCGCTTCGTCTGGCTGGACCGTTGGGGCAAAGAGCGTGTGCGCTTTGAAGGGGGCGGTGGTTGGGTTCGCGGGCACCGTGTCGGCGAAGGGGAGGACGTAGCAGTCGATGAGGATGTCGTGGTAGGAGGCGCCCCCGCCTTCTGTGGCGATGATGTGCGCGTAGTCGCTCCTGGTCACCTCGTAGACGACGCCTACAAGGCCCTTCTGCCAGCGGTCCTTGTGGTACCTGGGTTCGTCTGGGTCGGGGACTGGCGCGTTGGGGATCCGCCGCGCGCTGTTGGCGAAACACGGCTCTGCATAGGGAATGCCAGCGAGGTCGAAGGTCAGGCGCAGAGAGGGTACGAGGACATTGACTTGGGACAGAGGCTCGATGCCTCGCACGCCTCTGAACGTCTCATTGCATAGGTTCGAGCCGTATGCGAGATATAGGACTGTCTTTCCCTTCTCCTCGGCAGCCGAGATGGTCGACGGCGTGGTCGCAGCGGCATCGAGCGGCGCGTCGTTCAACGAGGCATCGAGTCGTGCCTGTGCAGTCTTTGGTATGGGCGCAAAGACGCGCTTGGGGCGGTTGTCGCGTCGCCGCGGCGAGCTCAGGCGGTTGACAAGGTCGCGGCAATAGCTGACCGAGAGGTGTGGCTCGGACGCTATCGACGCTCCCTCATAGGTCGCGTGTGGACTCTGTGGAGTGTGCATCGTCGAGGCCGGCGCGGTCATCGTGGAGCCAAATTGCGTGCTGCTGACTGCCCCGACATCATTGGTTGGTTCCTGCATGTCTATGGCTTTGGGCGTACCACACTTACTGTTCTGGTGGGACCACGATGTCAAGCTGTTCTGCTCTCAAGTACAGGCCCTAGGTGTGAAGCAAGAGACGCTTGTGCTGCTCTTGAATTTCCTTGCAGAAATAACCGTTCAAAGTTTCGTCCGTTAAGGTTCAAGCCTGAGATCATTGATTGATCATCAGTCGGCGCCCCGATCTACCGACATTGCTTGCCCAAACCGCCACCTACGCTGCCCACGGCCCATGGAACGCCAGCGCTCACTGCTTGACGATAGACGCCTCAGATCGAACTCGACCGGTACTGACACTGGGTTTCAATTGAATCTAATGCTGGTCTGGGTATCTTCTCATTCACTCGTCTCTTCCTCTCTGATTGGCAGCCTCAGCTCCACACTACGCGTACTTCTTCAAGCACTCATCAAGCATGGCGAGCAGCTCATCCTTTCGCTGCTGCCCGATCCAGCTGCCGTGGATCGAGTTCTGGACAATGACCTTCCATTCTTCCTTCGTCAGCTCAAAAGCCTTCTGTACAGCGCAGTAGTTCTTGAGGATGTACCCGCCAAAGTAGGCGGGGTCATCGCTGTTGATGCTGAACTTGACGCCCTGTTCCAAAAATTTCCTGATCGGCACCTCACCCACCTCCTTGACGGCCTGTAGGCAGACATTGCTCAATGGGCACACGGTCAACAGAATTTGGTCCTTCACAATGCGTGCCAATAGCTCAGGGTCCTGGACAAGCTTGATACCGTGGTCAATGCGCTCGCAGTGCAAGGAATCCAAAGCACCGCTGATGTATGTTGGGTCGCCCTCCTCGCCTCCGTGAGCAGTCCTGTGCAGCCCCAGTTCTTTGCCTTGCGCGTACTGCTCCTTGAAAAGCTCAGGACGGTACCCCACCTCACTAGAATCAAGGCCCAAGCCAGCGATCACGCGCTCCTTGCCCTCCTGCTTCTTGAAATACCCACCGTCGACAGCGCTCTGCATCGTCTTCGCGGCGCTGCTGGCGGGGAGGTGACGGAGAAAGCACATGATCAAGCGACTGGTGATACCTAGCTCTTTTTCTGCGCGCTCACATGCTGCGTTGAATCCAGTTACGACTGTCTCAAAAGCGATGCCCCGGTCCGTGTGGCTCTGTGGGTCAAAGAAAACTTCTGCATGCTTGACACCATCTGCATGGGCGGTAGTAAAGTACTCCCAGCCAAGCATCTCGAAGTCGTCCTTGGTGATAACCGCGTCCAAGGCAAGGTAATAGCAGTCAAGGAAGTCCTGGAGATTGTCGAAATGCTCATAGCGCTTCTCAAGTGTCTCAACGGACTCGTACTCCGGTTTCTCCTCTTTGCTTGGCAGCTTGATGTTGTTCTTTGTAGCGAGCTTGAAAGTCAAAGACGGTGACAAGCATCCTTCCAGGTGAAGATGGTGTTCGCATTTTGGCAACTCAGCCAGAAAGTCGTGGAGTGGTGTTTGGCACATATTATGAATAGGAATCAGTTTGAGTTGGTCGATTAACTTTCTTTGTGCATGCGCAACTCAAGCTTTTTATGTGTTATCGGAGCAAGAAGTCTTTTCAGTCCACTTTCCCCGTTAGCGGCAGGTTTCGGGTGACGCCGATGTGCGCAGGCAAAGGACCCATTGCACGAAAACTCTGAGAGAGGTGAGACGATAATTGGACCTTGCGCACGCGGACGGGCTCTGCACAACGGCAGCGGTGAGCCTTTGGAAAAACAGTGTGGGTTACAAAAGCATAAAGAGTGCTACTAAAGCAAGCAGCACTAGGCTACTCTGAGAGCATGCAGGCTCCAGTGCAGCGTCAACAAGACTCCTCTCCTTGTTCAATTCGATGATCTGAGGTCTTTGACAATCTGCATCTCATCGCATTGTGATCGAAAGCTCGCCTCATACATGCGGTGACTGCGCTTAACAAGCTACAAGATTTTCCTCTTGTGTATGCAAGTGAATACCATATTGCGACTTCCTTCACATT
This window of the Ascochyta rabiei chromosome 14, complete sequence genome carries:
- a CDS encoding Adenosine deaminase, which gives rise to MCQTPLHDFLAELPKCEHHLHLEGCLSPSLTFKLATKNNIKLPSKEEKPEYESVETLEKRYEHFDNLQDFLDCYYLALDAVITKDDFEMLGWEYFTTAHADGVKHAEVFFDPQSHTDRGIAFETVVTGFNAACERAEKELGITSRLIMCFLRHLPASSAAKTMQSAVDGGYFKKQEGKERVIAGLGLDSSEVGYRPELFKEQYAQGKELGLHRTAHGGEEGDPTYISGALDSLHCERIDHGIKLVQDPELLARIVKDQILLTVCPLSNVCLQAVKEVGEVPIRKFLEQGVKFSINSDDPAYFGGYILKNYCAVQKAFELTKEEWKVIVQNSIHGSWIGQQRKDELLAMLDECLKKYA